One Nonomuraea angiospora DNA segment encodes these proteins:
- a CDS encoding SDR family NAD(P)-dependent oxidoreductase, whose translation MPTALITGATSGLGAAFARRMAADGFSLVLVSRDEQRLSESADQLKLRYGVDAEVLPADLATEEGLARVESRVADGVDLLVNNAGFGHPGRFLEVPVEDEVRMLKVHCEAVLRLTLAALPGMRERDRGAIVNVASVAAFFPRGTYSASKAWVVNFSESAASDVGNPRIKIMALCPGFVRTEFHQRASMDTSGIPGFLWLKADDVVRETMRDLALGKRVSVPDLRYKAIVAIGRLVPRGLQARVSSSIGR comes from the coding sequence ATGCCTACCGCATTGATCACCGGCGCGACCTCCGGCCTCGGCGCCGCCTTCGCCCGGCGCATGGCCGCCGACGGCTTCTCGCTCGTCCTGGTCTCCCGCGACGAGCAACGGCTCTCCGAGAGCGCCGACCAGCTCAAGCTCAGGTACGGCGTCGACGCCGAGGTGCTGCCCGCCGACCTCGCCACCGAGGAGGGGCTGGCCAGGGTGGAGTCCAGGGTCGCCGACGGCGTCGACCTGCTGGTCAACAACGCCGGGTTCGGCCACCCGGGCCGGTTCCTGGAGGTGCCGGTCGAGGACGAGGTGCGCATGCTCAAGGTGCACTGCGAGGCCGTCCTGAGGCTGACGCTGGCCGCGCTGCCCGGCATGCGCGAGCGCGACCGGGGCGCGATCGTCAACGTGGCCTCGGTGGCGGCGTTCTTCCCTCGGGGCACGTACAGCGCGTCCAAGGCGTGGGTGGTGAACTTCAGCGAGTCCGCCGCGAGCGACGTGGGCAACCCGCGCATCAAGATCATGGCGCTCTGCCCCGGTTTCGTGCGGACCGAGTTCCACCAGCGGGCCTCGATGGATACCTCGGGGATCCCCGGGTTCCTGTGGCTGAAGGCCGACGACGTGGTGCGGGAGACCATGCGTGACCTGGCGCTGGGCAAGCGGGTGAGCGTGCCCGACCTGCGTTACAAGGCCATCGTCGCGATCGGCAGGCTCGTGCCGCGCGGCCTGCAGGCCCGCGTCTCGTCGAGCATCGGCCGCTGA